Part of the Halobellus ruber genome is shown below.
GCCAGGCTGACGAGCAGACACCGGGTCATCTCGAACTCGTCTTCGGGCGGCTGCTGGCCGGTTCGTTCGCAGTACTCGCGGACCCGTGTCTCGACGTCGCCGTCGAACTGTGCTTCCACGAACGCGTCGTCGCGGATGTCGATCACCGGGCCGTCGAGGGGGAGGTCGGCGGCGCCTTCGAGGAGCGGTTCGTACTCGTGGGTCGCGTCGGTCTCCCGCCACTCGTCGCGGCAGTGCTCAAGCAGGCTGAACCCGGGGAGGTTCCGGAGGAACCGGACGGTGCCCTCGACGCCGACCTCGTTGGAGCCGCCCGCCTCGAACACCGCGTCGGTGACGAGCGGCTCCGGAAGCTCCACCCCGGGAATGAACCACGACCCCGTACAGAGGAAGGCGTTGTTGTCGGCGGTGAGCGGCAGCGCGCCCACCGCGGAGGCGGTGTCGTGGCTCGCCGGCAGCACGATCTCCGGCTCGCCGTCGACGGCGTCGACCGATCCCACGGCGGTCCCCGGCGGCACCGGCTCCTGGAGCAGTCCCCGCGGGAACCCGATCGCGTCGATCAGGTCGTCGGCCCAGTCCCGCGAGCGGATGTCGAGCAGCCGGAGCGTCATCGCGTACGACGCCTCCGTCGCGGCGTCGCCGCCGAGTTGGTGGCTGAGCACCCCCGGCAGCGGAACGAGCGTATCGGCCTCCTCGAAGGCCTCCGGCGACTCCTGTAGTTGGTAGTACAGCGGTCCCGGCGGCCCGTTGTACCCGGTCAGGTGAAACGACTCGCGCGCCGAACACCGGTCGGTGACCGCGTCGGTCGCGGTCCACAGCGAGGGGTCGCGGTAGAAGTAGGGGTTCCTGACCAACCCGCCGTCGGCGAGCAGGCCGAAATCCAGCGCGGTCGCGTCGATCCCGACGGAGGCGACGGAATCGTACTCGGCGGCGGCCCTGCGGATCTCCTCGCGCAGCCGGTCGGTCAGGGTGTCGACGTCCCAGACGTGCCGGCCGTCCTGCCACTCGGTGGCGTTGTCCATCCGGGCGATCCGCTCGAAGCGCAACTCGCCGTCGTCGATGCCCCCGGCGTACACCTTGACCCCGCTACTGCCGACGTCGATCGCGAGCCGCTGCTCCATACGGCCGTATACGACGAATTATGTAAAAAAGGTTCAGTACGGACGAGCGGACGCTTCAGACATCCTCGAACGCCTCGGCGATCGACCGAAGCCGGGGCTCCGGGTCGTCGGCGAGCGAGATCGCCGACGCCGCGCCCGCCGCGTCGGCACCCTGCTCGAACGCCTTCCGGACGTCGTCTACGGTGGAGATCCCGCCGCCGACCAGGACGGCCGTCCGCGGGTTGACCTCGTCGATCGCCCGGACGAACTCCCGGACGCGCTCCGGGTGGGTCTGGGTGATCGCGCGGTCCGTCGAGATGTCCGCCGGCTTCTCGAACA
Proteins encoded:
- a CDS encoding rhamnulokinase, yielding MEQRLAIDVGSSGVKVYAGGIDDGELRFERIARMDNATEWQDGRHVWDVDTLTDRLREEIRRAAAEYDSVASVGIDATALDFGLLADGGLVRNPYFYRDPSLWTATDAVTDRCSARESFHLTGYNGPPGPLYYQLQESPEAFEEADTLVPLPGVLSHQLGGDAATEASYAMTLRLLDIRSRDWADDLIDAIGFPRGLLQEPVPPGTAVGSVDAVDGEPEIVLPASHDTASAVGALPLTADNNAFLCTGSWFIPGVELPEPLVTDAVFEAGGSNEVGVEGTVRFLRNLPGFSLLEHCRDEWRETDATHEYEPLLEGAADLPLDGPVIDIRDDAFVEAQFDGDVETRVREYCERTGQQPPEDEFEMTRCLLVSLAVGAALVVERLIDLADESVERIHLGGGGVRNDLFCSMFASAVGRPVEAGPTEATALGNVLYQLRSGGEIPDFEAGRQLVTDRFALTRYEPEAQSTWATLRERVRESGG